CAAATGCCGCGAAGATGGGCGCTCCAATAACGACGCCCAGGGCGTAGGCGGAGATGAGGTTACCGGCCTCCGGGGTGCTGATGCCCAGGCCTTCCTCGATTTCCTTGAGAAGTCCCATCATGGCGAATTCTGTGGTGCCGATGGCGAACCCGCCCATGGCCAGCGCGAGGATGGCCAAACCTAGGTGACGCCTTTCTGTGGCGACGGCGGTTGGGGACACGGTGATAGTCATGAGCCTGCTTCTTGAGGTGCCTTGAGGGCGTGGGGAAAGGTGGAGAAAATCCGATTACAAGTTTAGTCCGGTGCCCAACACTTTGACGTCGCAATGTGACGATGCCCATGATCCCCACCACCCATAGACTGATTCGGTGACTGGATTGATAAACGTGGTGGGTGCCGCCGTCGTCGATTCCCTGGACGCTCCTGGTCGACTCCTTGCAGCGCGTCGCACCGCGCCGCCGCAGTTCGCCGGAATGTGGGAATTTCCCGGCGGAAAAGTGGAGGACGGCGAATCGTCCGAGGCTGCCCTGCATCGGGAGCTCGCGGAAGAGCTGGGAGTGACTGTTCGGCTGGGTGCCGAGCTGGAGTCCGGGGAAGCAGCGGGATGGCCCCTCAATGAGCGCGCGGCCATGCGTGTGTGGTTGGCGGAACTCGCTGAAGGCACACCCCAGGCGCTTGAAGATCACGACGAGTTGCGCTGGGTATCTCTGGTTGATGGCGGGGAAGCTCTTAGCCTTGCCTGGATCCCGGCGGACTTCCCTATCGTCAGGGCACTGTTGGAACGCGTGGCTGCACCTGCCTAGGCCTGTTTACTGCTTCTTCACTGGGCGTCTGTTCAGAAAAGTCGCTCTTGGCCTGGCAGCGGCGTGCCGACAACAGCATCCGCGCCCGGAGTTGCAGGGGTGGCTGGACGGGCATTCCGGTGGCTGAAGCCATGCGTCCCGGTAAAGCCGTGCTTGGCCTTGAAGTGAT
This window of the Arthrobacter sp. StoSoilB5 genome carries:
- a CDS encoding (deoxy)nucleoside triphosphate pyrophosphohydrolase, encoding MTGLINVVGAAVVDSLDAPGRLLAARRTAPPQFAGMWEFPGGKVEDGESSEAALHRELAEELGVTVRLGAELESGEAAGWPLNERAAMRVWLAELAEGTPQALEDHDELRWVSLVDGGEALSLAWIPADFPIVRALLERVAAPA